From a region of the Sesamum indicum cultivar Zhongzhi No. 13 linkage group LG3, S_indicum_v1.0, whole genome shotgun sequence genome:
- the LOC105158463 gene encoding protein CREG1, producing the protein MAMILHNFLLAPILFVVFIIFTNNQDISQAAAQTPPRPDPKNAPLFARWLVSQGSWGVLNTLDYSDLTPFGNVMSYSDAGTGTPYFYLTTTRDPTGLNALKYPRSSFTLSEYELGTCNATTDPQSPLCAKITLSGRLRLLNQNSAEAASAEAALFRDHPQLAGWPKQNGFVVFKLDIKRIFLVNEFVPAKYPKVFDYFNSKI; encoded by the exons ATGGCCATGATCCTTCACAACTTCCTACTTGCACCAATCCTCTTTGTTGtcttcatcatcttcactAATAATCAAGATATCTCACAAGCAGCAGCACAAACCCCGCCCCGACCCGACCCCAAGAACGCCCCGTTATTCGCCCGGTGGCTGGTGAGCCAGGGCTCCTGGGGCGTACTCAACACACTTGATTACTCCGACCTCACGCCCTTTGGCAATGTGATGTCGTACAGCGATGCCGGCACCGGCACTCCCTACTTTTATCTGACGACAACGCGGGATCCCACAGGGCTTAATGCCCTTAAATACCCGAGATCGTCGTTCACGCTGAGTGAATACGAGCTCGGCACATGCAACGCCACCACCGACCCTCAGTCACCCCTTTGCGCTAAAATCACTCTCTCCGGGAGG tTGAGGTTACTCAATCAAAATTCTGCTGAAGCTGCCTCTGCTGAAGCTGCCTTATTCAGAGATCACCCTCAATTGGCAG GTTGGCCTAAGCAGAATGGGTTTGTTGTGTTCAAATTGGACATTAAAAggatatttttagttaatgaATTTGTTCCTGCAAAATATCCCAAAGTGTTTGACTACTTCAACTCCAAAATCTAA